The proteins below come from a single Asanoa ferruginea genomic window:
- a CDS encoding Hsp70 family protein encodes MQGHALGVDLGTSNTVAVLRWPDGRTRPLLFDGQPLLPSGVLLDEAGRLHVGRDAERLAQADPARYEPNPKRHVDAAGVLLGDREVATVDLLAAILAAVAHAAVEAVGYLPPATLTYPAAWGPQRRQALTEALSRAGWPASTLVPEPVAAARYFAEVLRRPVPVGSALAVFDFGGGTLDIAVVRNDGPDQTGRSRFSVVASGGVAELGGLDLDAALVGHLGQVLAGTDPAAWERLRNPVNAAQLRDRRRFWDDVRGAKEMLSRAAVAPVAVPGVDQAVHLTREELERLATPLLRRGVMETAAVIESAKLRPDQLAGLFLVGGSSRVPLVARLLHSDLGLAPTVLEQPELPVAEGALAELPARAAHIPAQATAPATVPAGPGFAAPEPTSPAPAGPWSPPPGSPAAPRRRLPRKLLLPAVALALVVVVAAVSVIVTLLNRDGYDKVKFAAFSDVGQPLPMSERAYDAFSHVTGDRAYFAYTTEQKKLTVVAADATSGKQLWSQDVPDAADDWRGIRSVPGAVLAEADAIGSTAPRRLSVLDPDNGRRMWSVDLYGEDETFVVADRLVVVDRKNAKLVGYGLRDGERKWDLDTPKNQYDDTKTKVYGAQTPTDVGGPADFAGTALDPDRDDDKRLVQISADRSARVIDAVSGKILDQQPNVADPGDPATVYDGQLFTVRTTEGTELFAADLDALDKPRSIYRAADPQRRAASLSACGEKRICLLEQTSFDTKTTELVAVPFAGDGATWTKPAAGVDSILPVGTHVLVQSDESGTDHVVGYDATGKQVLDSDGVAARVNGASVLIFGKPPSLSAADYNVVGWVLGEKQPVQLGALVGVRSSTCTWSTSVIACAGDSDLRLRRFAG; translated from the coding sequence ATGCAAGGGCACGCGCTCGGGGTCGATCTGGGCACGTCCAACACGGTTGCCGTGTTGCGTTGGCCCGACGGGCGCACCCGACCGTTGCTGTTCGACGGTCAACCGCTGCTGCCCTCCGGTGTGCTCCTCGACGAGGCCGGCCGGCTGCACGTCGGTCGCGACGCCGAGCGGCTCGCCCAGGCCGACCCGGCCCGCTACGAGCCCAACCCGAAGCGACACGTCGACGCCGCCGGTGTGCTGCTCGGCGACCGCGAGGTGGCGACCGTCGACCTGCTCGCCGCGATCCTGGCCGCCGTCGCGCACGCGGCCGTCGAGGCGGTCGGCTACCTGCCACCGGCCACGCTCACCTATCCCGCGGCCTGGGGCCCGCAGCGCCGGCAGGCGCTGACCGAGGCACTGTCCCGGGCCGGCTGGCCCGCCAGCACCCTGGTGCCCGAGCCGGTCGCGGCCGCCCGTTACTTCGCTGAGGTGCTGCGCCGCCCGGTGCCGGTCGGCTCGGCGCTGGCGGTCTTCGACTTCGGTGGCGGCACGCTCGACATCGCGGTGGTCCGCAACGACGGCCCGGATCAGACCGGCCGGTCGCGGTTCAGCGTGGTCGCCTCCGGTGGCGTCGCCGAACTCGGCGGCCTCGACCTCGACGCGGCGCTGGTCGGCCACCTGGGCCAGGTGCTCGCCGGCACCGACCCGGCCGCCTGGGAACGGTTGCGCAACCCGGTCAACGCGGCGCAACTGCGCGACCGGCGGCGCTTCTGGGACGACGTACGCGGTGCCAAGGAAATGTTGTCCCGCGCGGCCGTGGCGCCCGTGGCGGTCCCGGGTGTCGACCAGGCCGTCCACCTCACCCGCGAAGAGCTCGAACGGCTGGCCACCCCGCTGCTGCGCCGGGGCGTCATGGAGACCGCGGCAGTGATCGAGAGCGCCAAGCTGCGGCCCGACCAGCTCGCCGGGCTGTTCCTGGTCGGCGGCTCCTCCCGGGTGCCGCTGGTGGCCCGGCTGCTGCATTCCGACCTGGGCCTCGCCCCGACCGTGCTCGAGCAGCCCGAGTTGCCGGTCGCCGAGGGCGCGCTCGCCGAGCTGCCGGCCCGTGCCGCGCACATCCCGGCCCAGGCGACCGCACCGGCGACCGTCCCGGCCGGGCCCGGCTTCGCGGCGCCGGAACCGACCTCACCGGCACCCGCCGGGCCGTGGAGCCCGCCGCCGGGGTCACCGGCCGCGCCGCGGCGACGCCTGCCCCGAAAGCTCTTGCTCCCAGCAGTGGCGCTCGCGCTGGTCGTGGTCGTCGCCGCCGTCTCGGTGATCGTCACCCTGCTCAACCGCGACGGGTACGACAAGGTCAAGTTCGCGGCGTTCAGCGACGTCGGCCAGCCGTTGCCGATGAGCGAACGGGCCTACGACGCGTTCAGCCACGTGACGGGCGACCGGGCCTACTTCGCCTACACGACCGAGCAGAAGAAGCTCACCGTCGTCGCCGCCGACGCCACGTCGGGCAAGCAGCTCTGGAGCCAGGACGTGCCTGACGCCGCCGACGACTGGCGGGGCATCCGGTCCGTGCCGGGCGCCGTCCTCGCTGAAGCCGACGCGATCGGCAGCACCGCGCCGCGCCGGCTTTCCGTGCTCGATCCCGACAACGGCCGCCGGATGTGGAGCGTCGACCTCTACGGCGAAGACGAGACGTTCGTCGTCGCCGACCGCCTGGTGGTCGTCGACCGGAAGAACGCGAAGCTGGTCGGCTACGGGCTGCGCGACGGTGAACGCAAATGGGACCTGGACACCCCGAAGAACCAATACGACGACACCAAGACCAAGGTGTACGGCGCGCAGACGCCCACCGACGTCGGCGGCCCGGCGGACTTCGCGGGCACGGCGCTGGACCCCGACCGCGACGACGACAAGCGGCTCGTGCAGATCAGCGCCGACCGCTCGGCCCGGGTGATCGACGCGGTGAGCGGCAAGATCCTCGACCAGCAACCCAACGTGGCCGACCCGGGCGACCCCGCGACGGTCTACGACGGCCAGCTCTTCACCGTCCGCACCACCGAGGGCACCGAGTTGTTCGCGGCCGACCTCGACGCCCTCGACAAGCCGCGCAGCATCTACCGGGCGGCCGACCCGCAGCGCCGGGCGGCGTCGCTGAGCGCCTGCGGCGAGAAGCGGATCTGCCTGCTGGAGCAGACCTCGTTCGACACGAAGACCACCGAACTGGTCGCGGTGCCGTTCGCCGGCGACGGCGCGACCTGGACGAAACCGGCGGCCGGGGTCGACTCGATCCTGCCGGTCGGCACCCACGTGCTGGTGCAGAGCGACGAGTCGGGCACCGACCACGTGGTCGGCTACGACGCGACCGGCAAGCAGGTGCTCGACAGCGACGGCGTCGCGGCGCGGGTCAACGGTGCCAGCGTGTTGATCTTCGGGAAGCCGCCGAGCCTCAGCGCCGCCGACTACAACGTGGTCGGCTGGGTGCTCGGCGAGAAGCAGCCGGTGCAACTCGGCGCGCTCGTCGGGGTGCGCTCCTCGACCTGCACCTGGTCGACCAGCGTCATCGCCTGCGCCGGCGACAGCGACCTGCGGTTGCGGCGCTTCGCCGGATAA
- a CDS encoding DUF4032 domain-containing protein: MRITSALIDPALLDLPWSTPLEEWPPDHLVALPQGISRHVVRFVRLAGTVYAVKETGERIAEREYDLLRQLERIDFPAVQAVAIVADRADAAGEPLDPVLVTRHLQFSLPYRAVFSHTLRPETMNRLLDALAALIVRMHLTGFFWGDCSLSNTLFRRDAGAFAAYLVDAETGALRPSLSNGQRGEDLEIARLNIFGEALDLQAADLLDEAIDPEWVADEVISRYERLWHEVTFEQEIARDSRHDIEKRIRKLNELGFDVAEVSMSVVEGGRAYVRPKVVDAGHHTRRLLRLTGLDAEENQARALLNDLDAYRADSDLPDEQQAAHRWLIEVFEPVVRAVPAELRRKLEPAELYTQVLEHRWFRSEEAGRDVGLAAAVQSYLTNVLVHRPDEQAVLGVEVPELTTSV; the protein is encoded by the coding sequence GTGCGCATCACTTCGGCCCTCATCGACCCGGCGTTGCTCGACCTTCCGTGGTCGACACCGCTGGAGGAGTGGCCGCCAGATCACCTGGTCGCGCTCCCCCAGGGCATCTCCCGGCACGTCGTGCGGTTCGTCCGGCTGGCCGGCACCGTCTATGCCGTGAAGGAGACCGGCGAGCGGATCGCCGAGCGCGAATACGACCTGCTCCGGCAGCTCGAACGGATCGACTTCCCGGCCGTGCAGGCCGTCGCGATCGTGGCCGACCGGGCCGACGCGGCGGGCGAGCCGCTCGATCCCGTGCTGGTCACCCGCCATCTACAGTTCTCGCTGCCCTACCGGGCGGTGTTCTCGCACACACTTCGGCCGGAGACGATGAACCGGCTGCTCGACGCGCTCGCCGCGCTGATCGTGCGAATGCACCTGACCGGGTTCTTCTGGGGTGACTGCTCGCTGTCCAACACGCTGTTCCGGCGCGACGCCGGCGCCTTCGCGGCCTACCTGGTCGACGCCGAGACCGGTGCGTTGCGCCCGTCGCTGTCCAACGGGCAGCGCGGCGAAGACCTGGAGATCGCCCGGCTCAACATCTTCGGCGAGGCGCTCGACCTACAGGCCGCCGACCTGCTCGACGAGGCGATCGACCCGGAGTGGGTGGCCGACGAGGTGATCAGCCGCTACGAGCGGCTCTGGCACGAGGTCACCTTCGAGCAGGAGATCGCCCGCGACTCGCGGCACGACATCGAGAAGCGCATCCGCAAGCTCAACGAACTCGGCTTCGACGTCGCCGAGGTGTCGATGTCGGTGGTCGAGGGCGGCCGGGCCTACGTGCGGCCGAAGGTCGTCGACGCCGGCCACCACACCCGCCGGCTGCTGCGGCTGACCGGCCTCGACGCCGAGGAGAACCAGGCCCGGGCGCTGCTCAACGACCTCGACGCCTACCGCGCCGACAGCGACCTGCCCGACGAGCAGCAGGCGGCGCACCGCTGGCTGATCGAGGTGTTCGAGCCGGTCGTCCGCGCGGTGCCGGCCGAGTTGCGGCGCAAGCTGGAGCCGGCCGAGCTCTACACCCAGGTGCTCGAACACCGCTGGTTCCGCTCCGAGGAGGCCGGCCGCGACGTGGGCCTGGCCGCGGCGGTGCAGTCCTACCTGACCAACGTGCTGGTGCACCGACCCGACGAGCAGGCGGTGCTCGGTGTCGAGGTGCCGGAGCTGACCACGTCAGTCTGA
- a CDS encoding ABC transporter ATP-binding protein has protein sequence MATVTYTQATRIYPGTERPAVDHLDLEIGDGEFLVLVGPSGCGKSTSLRMLAGLEDVDEGSIHIDSRDVTHLPPKARDIAMVFQNYALYPHMSVYENMAFALKLRKTSKAEIDRRVKEAAGLLQLEEYLGRKPKALSGGQRQRVAMGRAIVREPQVFLMDEPLSNLDAKLRVQTRTQIASLQAKLGITTVYVTHDQVEAMTMGHRVAVMLDGVLQQVDTPRALYDKPSNVFVAGFMGSPAMNIKTVPLTDSGAKFVDLLIPLTREEVAAARANGGGDKVTVGFRPEDTDLVGPTEGGLPVVVELVEDLGSDANIYGHAALDGVSERFTIRTDRRHMPNMGDTVFVKPRADRHHAFHATSGTRL, from the coding sequence ATGGCTACGGTCACCTACACCCAGGCCACCCGGATCTATCCGGGCACTGAACGGCCTGCGGTCGACCACCTCGACCTGGAGATCGGCGACGGCGAGTTCCTCGTCCTGGTCGGCCCCTCCGGTTGTGGCAAGTCCACCAGCCTGCGCATGCTCGCCGGCCTCGAAGACGTCGACGAAGGCTCGATCCACATCGACAGCCGCGACGTCACGCACCTCCCCCCGAAGGCTCGCGACATCGCGATGGTCTTCCAGAACTACGCGCTCTACCCGCACATGTCGGTCTACGAGAACATGGCGTTCGCGCTCAAGCTGCGCAAGACCTCCAAGGCGGAGATCGACCGCCGGGTGAAGGAGGCCGCCGGCCTCCTCCAGCTCGAGGAATACCTCGGCCGCAAGCCGAAGGCGCTCTCCGGTGGCCAGCGCCAGCGGGTCGCCATGGGTCGCGCCATCGTGCGTGAGCCCCAGGTCTTCCTGATGGACGAGCCGCTGTCGAACCTCGACGCCAAGCTCCGGGTGCAGACCCGCACGCAGATCGCCTCGCTCCAGGCCAAGCTCGGCATCACCACCGTCTACGTGACCCACGACCAGGTCGAGGCCATGACGATGGGCCACCGGGTCGCGGTCATGCTCGACGGCGTGCTCCAGCAGGTCGACACCCCGCGGGCGCTCTACGACAAGCCGTCCAACGTCTTCGTCGCGGGCTTCATGGGCTCGCCGGCGATGAACATCAAGACGGTGCCGCTGACCGACTCCGGCGCCAAGTTCGTTGACCTGCTCATCCCGCTGACCCGTGAAGAGGTCGCGGCGGCCCGGGCCAACGGTGGCGGCGACAAGGTGACGGTCGGCTTCCGGCCGGAAGACACCGACCTGGTCGGCCCGACCGAGGGTGGCCTGCCGGTCGTCGTGGAGCTGGTCGAAGACCTCGGCTCCGACGCCAACATCTACGGCCACGCGGCCCTCGACGGCGTCTCCGAGCGGTTCACCATCCGCACCGACCGCCGGCACATGCCCAACATGGGCGACACCGTGTTCGTCAAGCCGCGCGCCGACCGGCACCACGCGTTCCACGCCACCTCCGGCACGCGCCTCTAG
- a CDS encoding methyltransferase domain-containing protein, with protein sequence MTARSWDAESYHRVSAAMDAMAQQVLDRLALDGGETVLDAGCGTGRITAKLLARLPRGRVIAVDADPAMVAIARQTLPEVIESDLLELSLPAKVDAIFSTATFHWVLDHDRLFDRLAAAVRPGGRLVAQCGGAGNIAALRSAADEVAAWPAWRSYFTNFTPNMYFADPAATRRRLARSGFVDVDCWLQPFPVRSDEPLAYLETVPLGPWVQRLPADRRRDYVVQVWDRVAGDTVDYVRLNITARRG encoded by the coding sequence ATGACCGCCCGAAGCTGGGACGCCGAGTCCTACCACCGGGTGTCGGCGGCGATGGACGCGATGGCGCAGCAGGTGCTCGACCGGCTTGCACTGGACGGTGGCGAAACCGTGCTGGACGCGGGTTGCGGCACCGGCCGGATCACCGCGAAGCTGCTGGCCCGGCTGCCGCGCGGCCGGGTGATCGCGGTCGACGCCGACCCGGCCATGGTGGCGATCGCCCGCCAGACGCTGCCCGAGGTGATCGAGAGCGACCTGCTGGAGTTGTCGCTGCCGGCCAAGGTCGACGCGATCTTCTCCACGGCCACGTTCCACTGGGTGCTCGACCACGACCGGCTCTTCGACCGGTTGGCGGCGGCGGTGCGCCCCGGCGGCCGGCTGGTCGCGCAGTGCGGCGGCGCCGGCAACATCGCGGCGCTGCGCTCGGCCGCCGACGAGGTGGCCGCGTGGCCGGCCTGGCGGTCCTACTTCACCAACTTCACGCCGAACATGTATTTCGCCGACCCGGCTGCGACGCGGCGGCGGCTGGCCCGGTCGGGCTTCGTCGACGTCGACTGCTGGCTTCAGCCGTTCCCGGTCAGGTCGGACGAGCCGCTCGCCTACCTGGAGACGGTGCCGCTCGGCCCGTGGGTGCAGCGGTTGCCGGCCGACCGGCGCCGCGACTACGTCGTGCAGGTCTGGGACCGGGTGGCCGGCGACACGGTCGACTACGTCCGGCTCAACATCACCGCGCGGCGCGGGTGA
- a CDS encoding YdeI/OmpD-associated family protein, which produces MRFRGIVALGGKTATGIEVPATVVAELGPGKRLPVTVTVGGHSYRTTVAPMGGAYFVPLSAEHRTAAGVAAGDEIDVEIVLDTAERTVDVPPDLLEALDRAGAARGAFDALSYTRRKEWARLVESAKTPETRQRRIAKAVGELSGGA; this is translated from the coding sequence ATGAGGTTTCGGGGGATCGTCGCGCTCGGCGGCAAGACCGCGACCGGCATCGAGGTGCCCGCGACGGTGGTCGCCGAGCTAGGGCCGGGCAAACGGCTGCCGGTGACGGTCACCGTCGGCGGCCACAGCTATCGCACGACGGTCGCGCCGATGGGCGGTGCCTACTTCGTGCCGCTGAGCGCGGAGCATCGCACCGCCGCCGGGGTTGCGGCCGGTGACGAGATCGACGTGGAGATCGTCCTCGACACGGCGGAGCGGACGGTAGACGTACCCCCGGATCTGCTCGAAGCTCTTGACCGGGCCGGCGCGGCACGCGGCGCGTTCGACGCGCTGTCCTACACGCGGCGCAAGGAATGGGCCCGGCTGGTCGAGTCGGCGAAGACGCCGGAGACCCGGCAGCGGCGGATCGCGAAGGCGGTCGGCGAACTGTCCGGTGGGGCGTGA
- a CDS encoding NAD-binding protein, whose translation MVVPWRNRARRAVETRLRDGLRTNGDTRPHYIVCGHDALAYHLVNALGPATVRVTVVLPPGRHPTAPDIAKIRGIRVIRADRVDETTLRAAGLETAAGLALMQQDDVGNIHAALTAHEVAPRVRVVMRMFNTGLGYGVKRLLGDCEVLSDAAMAAPTFVAAALGEVAPTNFHHYGRTLIVAHREDVRPEHVVCGIADTSDPAHMVMLPDPARADLVLAEATGQQPATEVAANRIARARRIRRPLRGFGRALSSFLSRKIGIATAAVLLVAVTFGYLLYRTDGTAHLDPWQAVYTTLLTALNGADVEVDKGVVVQLMQIVLTVAGLALVPLITAAVVDAMVKARLALSAGRLAVPREDHVVVVGLGNVGTRVIRQLHNLGVEVVAIDKVTDPRGAVVAKQLGIPVIVGDAALEETLVEASVGTCRALVVVSTDDVTNLQAALNGRALQPDLRVVLRLFDGDLAQRIRSTFSIFRSHSVSYLAAPAFAAVLRKRQVVATIPVGRHALLVTIVVVAKGSALDGQPVRAADHPRGARVIALLKAGQRPGWSPPPDTLLGPGDELTVVARRAGLSALIKQASPPQVVVPVQPGPDSTSD comes from the coding sequence ATGGTCGTTCCCTGGCGCAACCGGGCGCGTCGCGCGGTCGAGACCCGGTTGCGCGACGGGCTGCGCACCAACGGCGACACCCGGCCGCACTACATCGTCTGTGGCCACGACGCGCTGGCCTACCACCTCGTCAACGCCCTCGGCCCGGCGACGGTGCGGGTGACCGTGGTGCTGCCGCCGGGTCGCCATCCCACCGCACCCGACATCGCGAAGATCCGCGGCATCCGGGTGATCCGCGCCGACCGGGTCGACGAGACGACACTGCGCGCCGCGGGTCTGGAGACCGCCGCCGGCCTCGCGCTGATGCAGCAGGACGACGTCGGAAACATCCATGCCGCGCTCACCGCGCACGAGGTCGCGCCGCGGGTCCGGGTCGTCATGCGGATGTTCAACACCGGTCTCGGGTACGGAGTCAAGCGCCTGCTCGGCGACTGCGAGGTGCTCTCCGACGCCGCCATGGCCGCACCCACGTTCGTCGCCGCGGCGCTGGGCGAGGTGGCGCCGACCAACTTCCACCACTACGGCCGCACGCTGATCGTGGCCCATCGCGAAGACGTACGCCCGGAGCACGTCGTCTGTGGCATCGCCGACACCAGCGACCCGGCGCACATGGTGATGCTTCCCGACCCCGCGCGGGCCGACCTGGTGCTCGCCGAGGCCACCGGCCAGCAGCCGGCCACCGAGGTCGCGGCCAACCGGATCGCCCGGGCCCGCCGGATCCGCCGGCCGTTGCGTGGCTTCGGCCGGGCGCTCAGCTCGTTCCTGAGCCGGAAGATCGGCATCGCGACGGCAGCCGTACTCCTGGTGGCGGTGACCTTTGGTTATCTGCTCTATCGCACCGACGGCACCGCGCATCTCGACCCGTGGCAGGCCGTCTACACCACGCTGCTGACCGCGCTCAACGGCGCCGATGTCGAGGTCGACAAGGGCGTCGTGGTCCAGCTCATGCAGATCGTGCTCACCGTGGCCGGGCTGGCGCTGGTCCCGCTGATCACCGCAGCCGTGGTCGACGCGATGGTCAAGGCCCGGCTCGCGCTCAGCGCCGGCCGGCTCGCGGTGCCCCGCGAGGACCACGTCGTGGTGGTCGGGCTCGGCAACGTCGGCACCCGGGTGATCCGCCAGTTGCACAACCTCGGCGTCGAGGTGGTGGCGATCGACAAGGTGACCGACCCGCGCGGTGCCGTGGTCGCCAAACAGCTCGGCATCCCGGTCATCGTCGGCGACGCGGCGCTGGAGGAGACCCTGGTCGAGGCGTCGGTCGGCACCTGCCGGGCGCTGGTGGTCGTCTCCACCGACGACGTGACCAACCTGCAGGCCGCGCTCAACGGCCGGGCCCTGCAACCCGACCTGCGGGTGGTGCTGCGGCTCTTCGACGGCGACCTTGCGCAGCGGATCCGCTCGACGTTCAGCATCTTCCGCTCACACAGCGTCTCCTACCTGGCCGCGCCCGCGTTCGCCGCCGTGCTGCGCAAGCGGCAGGTGGTCGCCACGATCCCGGTCGGCCGGCACGCGCTGCTGGTCACGATCGTGGTCGTCGCGAAGGGCTCGGCGCTCGACGGCCAGCCGGTGCGGGCCGCCGACCACCCCCGCGGCGCCCGGGTGATCGCCCTGCTCAAGGCCGGTCAACGGCCCGGCTGGTCACCGCCGCCGGACACCCTGCTCGGCCCCGGCGACGAGCTGACCGTGGTGGCCCGCCGGGCCGGGCTGAGCGCCCTGATCAAGCAGGCGTCGCCGCCGCAGGTCGTGGTGCCGGTGCAGCCCGGCCCCGACAGCACCTCAGACTGA
- a CDS encoding GDP-mannose 4,6-dehydratase yields MGRTALISGVAGQDGSYLLEFLLDRRYQVVGFDIDEAALARLAEVVAARPDGHLATLRPGDVTQRDEVEGLVAQTRPAEIYNLAAQSFVGRSHEDPFDDLVVVSGVLNLLESIRRQGLPARFYQASTAEMFGDAPATQSETTPLEPISPYACAKLYAHHMVRMYRDVHGLKAASGILFNHESPRRRTEFVTRKITHGVAAIVSGQATELRLGNFDARRDWGHARDYVRAMWLMLRRDEPADYVIASGVSRSVAEFAHFAFDLVGLDWRDYVVHDPALQRPSDPRNHCGNAARARVELGWRPEVSFEALVTEMLDADLEAHGLDPKSVRR; encoded by the coding sequence GTGGGACGCACCGCACTCATTTCGGGCGTCGCCGGCCAAGATGGCTCTTACCTGCTCGAGTTCCTGCTCGACCGCCGCTACCAGGTCGTCGGGTTCGACATCGACGAGGCGGCGCTCGCCCGGCTGGCCGAGGTGGTTGCCGCTCGGCCCGACGGCCATCTCGCGACGCTTCGCCCCGGTGACGTCACTCAGCGCGACGAGGTCGAGGGGCTGGTCGCGCAGACCCGGCCGGCCGAGATCTACAACCTGGCCGCCCAATCGTTCGTCGGCCGCTCCCATGAAGACCCGTTCGACGACCTGGTCGTCGTCTCGGGGGTGCTCAACCTGCTGGAGAGCATCCGGCGGCAGGGCCTGCCGGCCCGTTTCTACCAGGCCTCCACGGCCGAGATGTTCGGCGACGCGCCCGCGACCCAGTCGGAAACCACCCCGCTCGAGCCGATCAGCCCCTACGCGTGCGCCAAGCTCTACGCCCACCACATGGTGCGGATGTATCGCGACGTGCACGGGCTGAAGGCCGCGTCCGGCATCCTCTTCAACCACGAGTCGCCGCGCCGGCGCACGGAGTTCGTCACCCGCAAGATCACCCACGGCGTCGCCGCCATCGTCAGCGGGCAGGCCACCGAGCTGCGGCTCGGAAACTTCGACGCGCGCCGCGACTGGGGCCACGCCCGCGACTACGTACGCGCGATGTGGCTGATGCTGCGACGCGACGAACCCGCCGACTACGTGATCGCGAGCGGGGTGAGCCGCAGCGTCGCCGAGTTCGCCCACTTCGCGTTCGACCTGGTCGGCCTCGACTGGCGCGACTACGTGGTGCACGACCCCGCGCTGCAACGGCCGAGCGACCCCAGAAACCACTGCGGCAACGCCGCCCGCGCCCGCGTCGAGCTCGGCTGGCGGCCCGAGGTGTCGTTCGAGGCGCTGGTGACCGAGATGCTCGACGCCGACCTCGAGGCACACGGCCTCGACCCGAAGAGCGTCCGGCGCTAG
- a CDS encoding DUF3626 domain-containing protein, producing the protein MKAVDVVAARSAGGPLDPALRVTVHFHPDRLAGGRSILAAMAQDGVYRSQFETGTSNGGLTAFPGGDRWRWESRMFGGVYDDGPAAARPKYGSLNHRRRAVGGSPRFGSAHLRLRASTLDRTTFCYPDSFLEPASFGVAARMSLIPLAEADEQDYLDDYIEAHVHGVLRFATDVEAVVLDPCFRDTAIEELATSLACPIEWHPGFVLPVDEFVKHPDYRGPEIIEAGLDIAQNGRLDARIVGAAVNAGRHDPQTLKRVWHHVARFGRH; encoded by the coding sequence GTGAAGGCGGTCGACGTGGTGGCCGCGCGGTCGGCCGGCGGGCCACTGGATCCGGCGCTGCGGGTCACCGTGCACTTCCATCCGGACCGGCTGGCCGGCGGCCGCTCGATCCTGGCGGCGATGGCGCAGGACGGTGTCTACCGGTCCCAGTTCGAGACCGGCACCAGCAACGGCGGCCTGACCGCCTTCCCGGGCGGCGACCGCTGGCGCTGGGAGAGCCGGATGTTCGGCGGCGTCTACGACGATGGGCCGGCCGCGGCACGGCCGAAATACGGCTCACTCAACCACCGCCGCCGGGCCGTCGGTGGCTCACCGCGGTTCGGCTCGGCCCACCTGCGGTTGCGCGCCTCGACCCTGGACCGCACCACCTTCTGCTATCCGGACAGCTTCCTCGAACCGGCTTCCTTCGGGGTGGCCGCGCGGATGTCACTGATCCCCTTGGCGGAGGCCGACGAGCAGGACTACCTCGACGACTACATCGAGGCACACGTGCACGGCGTGCTCCGCTTCGCGACCGACGTCGAGGCGGTGGTGCTCGACCCGTGCTTCCGCGACACGGCGATCGAGGAACTCGCGACCTCGCTGGCGTGCCCGATCGAGTGGCACCCCGGCTTCGTGCTGCCGGTCGACGAGTTCGTGAAACACCCGGACTATCGCGGCCCCGAGATCATCGAGGCGGGCCTCGACATCGCCCAGAACGGCCGCCTGGACGCCCGCATCGTCGGCGCGGCGGTCAACGCCGGCAGGCACGACCCGCAGACCCTCAAACGCGTCTGGCACCACGTCGCCCGCTTCGGGCGGCATTGA